ATTAAATACTAAATAGCCAATGCTGTTTGAATGAAGAGTTTTAACCCcaacatattttatatttttgatttTAAATGCCCCTCTTGTATTCAAATATCTATTTTGTATCTTAATTGTACAttggaattttggtctgaatgaccataaataaaacttGTTGTTGTACTATAATAATAAATGCTTATTTCTGTCCCATCCTTCAGaattgttcagggtgggtaacagcaataaaagagagccagcttggtgtagagagccatcttggtgtactggttaggagtgaggactcctaatctggagagctgggttcgattctccacttccccacatgcagctagctgggttatcttgggttcgccacagcactgataaagctgttctgactgagcagtaatatcagggctctctcagcctcacctacctcacagggtgtggggagaggaaagggaaggcgaatgttagcttctttgagactcctttgggtagagaaaagtggcatataattctTCTTCGAAACTGACATACAGAATTAAAGTTAAAACATTCCAATTATTACCGAGAACACCCCTACATAAAATTTTCAGAAAGGGGAGTCCTTTGGCAGGAGCTGATCTTCTGAATTTCCTCTTCTCAGAAGTGAGCCCAGCCTACATTGATGGGTGCTATTTtatgcctcaaccataagcctgatggaacagctctgttttacaggccctgtggaattgattaACATCTCTCAGGGCCCCAATGTCTCCCAGAAGCatgttccaccagactggggccagcaccaaaaaagccctgacctTGGTTGAGCCCAGTTTCACCTCTTGGCTGGGGACCTTGAGTAGATGTAGATCCAAAGATCTTAAAGCTCTTGAGCGATTATAAAGTAAGGAGCAGGTACACcgatcccagaccatttagggcatTAAAGATTAACTctagcaccttgaacctgatatggtctccagtctggagccattGCAGCTGAGTAAGCACTGGTGTTATGTGTGCTTTCCATTGAGTCCCTGTCAGGActtgtgcagctgcattttgaaccagttggagtttccagagcaatcTCAAGGGCACCTCTGCTTAGagaaagttgcagaagtctagtccagATGtcactgttgcatgaatcactttTGCTATGTTGGGCTCTGAGAGGTAAGGTGCAACCTTTCTCACCTGTCAGGCGGGCTTGTCTTCATGATttgtgcctccattgataaggagggatCCAAAATCATGCCCAAGCTCTTGATGGTAAGCaccggtgttaattgcaccccttcAAGTGTTGGGAGCTTTAGTACTGATTGCAGATTCTCTTGTAAGAGCAATATATGCCTTATATATACTTCCCACATGCTATTTCAGTGGATAATGGCATGCGTGTATAAAAAGAAAAGATAGTGggtaaataatattttctttgtcTTTATATAAAGATTATCTTCCTAAAGAATTGGTGCATGTATTTACATGTTTATAGGCATACGTCCACAAGAGTGTGATGGAAGAGCTGAAGCGGATAATTGATGACAGTGAAATTACAAAAGAAGATGATGCACTGTGGCCACCACCTGACAGAGTTGGCCGGCAGGTTAGCACATTTCCTGATGTCAGTAGAAATATGCTTACTTCAAGACTGTTGTAGGCCAGCTACTTATATTTCACTTCATTAATAAAAAGTCATCTTGTAATTATGCTATATTAATAATAGATCCAAGCCTCTTGAATGGTACATCCTATTCAAGGattgagaatgtgtgtgtgtatatatatagacATTATTGTCTTAACATTGGATCTTTAAGGCAGTATatgataaaacaattttatttctgCTTATTTTTCTAGGAGCTTGAGATTGTAATTGGCGATGAACACATATCATTTACCACGTCAAAAATTGGTTCTCTCATTGATGTAAATCAGTCCAAGTAAGTAGTTTTTTAAAGGATTAGCTAAGCTGCTTTCTAAATAGTTTTGTATGACTGTTTCTAAGACTACAAGCTGAATCACATTGTCCTTTAATCCAGTGATATCAAGGCCGTAGCCAAAATCCATAAGTGACCCATtttagggagcaatcctaaacaggtcaaATCAGAAGTAATTCACATGTTGTTCAATAGGTTTTGCTCCCAAGAATGAGTCAAGATGAAAATGGTTGAGTAATAGTTCTGATTTTATGTCTACAGAAGCATCACACAACATAAAGAGGGATTTTAGATGGGGGACAGCAACTGTACCTCTTTAGCTGTCATGCTTAATTTGTCACTTGACTTTCTCTttggggcagctgcagcagccaaaGTTGAGTATTGGATTTGATGTTCTAAGTTTTAGTAGATGAGAATTCAACTAGCAGTTTGAGTAGATCTCAGCTGTGACATTTCATTATTCTATCTTGCTACCccctcttaaaaaacaaaacaaaaacagtcatGTATAATTGCCACATGCTGGTTGATCCAGCTATTAAGAGCCAGGCCTAAAGATGCTTTTGATAAGTTGTAGTTTTGATTAATTGTAGGAGGCTTTCTCTTATTGTATTTTCCACTGTGTCTAATATTCTAACTTTCAATcaagctttctcatccagggttacatgaaaccccgttgtttcttgacagacctggaagggttttcaaaatgggttgattaattaagttttaatatatttttattggtgatatgaccatatatggtcatgttgactccccatGTTGACTCTCAAAATTGTcaatagagggggtgggaagggttcttggagggtgtgtacacagctgtgcttcccagccatattctgcccaatcataccatttccggggtttctcgaagcctgaagaatatttcaggggtttctcagtggtaaaaaaaagttgagaaagcctgctctaaaatggttaaactttttttttttacatttcagaGATCCAGAGGGTCTAAGAGTGTTTTACTACCTTGTCCAGGACCTCAAGTGTCTAGTCTTCAGTCTTATTGGATTACACTTCAAAATTAAGCCAATT
The nucleotide sequence above comes from Paroedura picta isolate Pp20150507F chromosome 4, Ppicta_v3.0, whole genome shotgun sequence. Encoded proteins:
- the MAGOH gene encoding protein mago nashi homolog, which gives rise to MASDFYLRYYVGHKGKFGHEFLEFEFRPDGKLRYANNSNYKNDVMIRKEAYVHKSVMEELKRIIDDSEITKEDDALWPPPDRVGRQELEIVIGDEHISFTTSKIGSLIDVNQSKDPEGLRVFYYLVQDLKCLVFSLIGLHFKIKPI